One Halovivax ruber XH-70 genomic region harbors:
- the paaC gene encoding 1,2-phenylacetyl-CoA epoxidase subunit PaaC produces MAATEIELTPDQRLALETELRTLADDEFVIAERYTEWQVHAPTLESDLALANIAQDELGHARLWYDLLEELGYDETDLLWERDPDTFRHATLSELPFPEGEWADAIVRSYLFDVAEGLRLEALEDSAYPAIADRVGKIQREEGYHTEHAENWLERLATDDEGGDHLQAAVDRLFPHALALFVPAEPVPFGAETVSGDGAGSQYTDADALPDAATVEETIVSEGYRSDSLATLGERWLDRVVPTLESHGLRTPVPADGEITDELVPDACGRNGNHTDDWDTLYADFTHTYRELGREDATMIMDRPE; encoded by the coding sequence ATGGCAGCCACCGAAATCGAACTCACACCCGACCAGCGCCTCGCGCTCGAGACCGAACTGCGCACGCTCGCCGACGACGAGTTCGTCATAGCCGAGCGCTACACCGAGTGGCAGGTCCACGCGCCGACGCTCGAATCCGACCTCGCGCTCGCGAACATCGCCCAGGACGAACTCGGTCACGCCCGCCTCTGGTACGACCTGCTCGAGGAACTGGGCTACGACGAGACCGACCTCCTCTGGGAGCGCGATCCCGACACGTTCCGCCACGCGACGCTTTCGGAACTGCCGTTCCCCGAGGGCGAGTGGGCCGACGCGATCGTCCGCTCGTACCTGTTCGACGTGGCCGAGGGGCTTCGCCTCGAGGCCCTCGAGGATTCCGCCTACCCGGCCATCGCCGACCGCGTGGGCAAGATCCAGCGGGAGGAAGGCTACCACACTGAACACGCCGAAAACTGGCTCGAACGGCTGGCCACCGATGACGAAGGAGGCGACCACCTCCAGGCCGCCGTCGACCGGCTCTTCCCACACGCACTGGCCCTGTTCGTCCCGGCCGAGCCCGTCCCATTCGGTGCGGAGACCGTCAGCGGGGACGGAGCGGGGTCCCAGTACACCGACGCCGACGCGCTCCCCGACGCCGCGACCGTCGAGGAGACCATCGTCTCCGAAGGCTACCGGAGCGACTCGCTCGCGACACTCGGCGAACGGTGGCTCGACCGCGTCGTGCCGACGCTCGAATCCCACGGACTCCGCACGCCCGTCCCCGCCGACGGCGAGATTACGGACGAACTCGTCCCCGACGCGTGCGGTCGCAACGGGAATCACACCGACGACTGGGACACCCTCTACGCGGACTTCACGCACACCTACCGCGAGCTCGGGCGTGAGGACGCGACGATGATCATGGACCGCCCCGAGTGA
- a CDS encoding NAD(+)/NADH kinase → MQGRRLATTDEVVAIVSPDAGDALARLEAWCTDRGLGLSTVDVGDDIEAIYDENRATLGVTLGGDGTFLEGIKTFAPRNVPMLGIDLGTLSFLARVDPSDMEAALDEAIRGRARVDSRQQLAIEAPGIDTTGINDVMIEHVPPESPIGRKVTTLDVTIDDEYVGEFEGTGLAVSTPTGSTGVSLSANGPLHYPANNYALQLIPLQTHALGVRPIVCSPTSEIHVRPDGETSLTVDGGRVHTVLDPTDDVLITGADTRAHIVRTSYGYGFFTAITKKLGWSIREDDAEPPAGFEALTEARPESMIERAQRIAVEAAHSAAEPLRELHGRVEDVTYKSDKSDLVTEADHQADRIITTVIANEFPTHAIVSEESEGRIAGGERASMRPAGDAVVPDEGDPMDELQHDTDSMTDEATTYTWVVDPLDGTGNFAHGNPNYAVSIALVADAEPILGVVHVPETDETFSAVAGKGAYVDGTPLGTTDRTRLDESMLLSGYDPDGSFLTQFYQQARGVRRLGCAALHLCYLASGSTDAIWEYDTYPWDVAAGIVIAREAGATITDDAGDPYPFELERDGRTPLLGSNGPLHERLLDHLGETTPVDD, encoded by the coding sequence ATGCAGGGACGCAGGCTGGCGACGACGGACGAGGTAGTCGCGATCGTCAGTCCGGACGCCGGCGACGCGCTCGCGCGTCTGGAGGCGTGGTGTACCGACCGCGGACTGGGCCTCTCGACCGTCGACGTGGGCGACGACATCGAGGCCATCTACGACGAGAACCGGGCCACGCTGGGTGTCACGCTCGGCGGCGACGGCACCTTCCTCGAGGGGATCAAGACGTTCGCGCCGCGGAACGTGCCGATGCTCGGCATCGACCTGGGGACGCTCTCCTTCCTGGCGCGGGTGGATCCGTCCGATATGGAAGCCGCGCTGGACGAGGCGATCCGTGGGCGCGCCCGGGTCGACAGTCGACAGCAACTCGCGATCGAGGCGCCGGGAATCGACACCACGGGGATCAACGACGTCATGATCGAGCACGTCCCGCCCGAGAGCCCGATCGGCCGGAAGGTGACGACGCTCGACGTCACCATCGACGACGAGTACGTCGGGGAGTTCGAGGGGACCGGCCTCGCGGTGTCGACGCCGACAGGATCGACCGGCGTCTCCCTCTCCGCGAACGGACCGCTTCACTACCCGGCGAACAACTACGCGCTGCAGCTCATCCCGCTCCAGACCCACGCCCTCGGCGTCCGACCGATCGTCTGTTCGCCGACCAGCGAGATCCACGTCAGGCCCGACGGCGAGACCAGCCTCACCGTCGACGGCGGTCGCGTCCACACGGTCCTCGACCCGACCGACGACGTCCTGATCACCGGTGCAGACACTCGCGCCCACATCGTTCGAACCTCCTACGGCTACGGCTTTTTCACCGCGATCACGAAGAAACTCGGCTGGTCCATCCGCGAGGACGACGCCGAGCCGCCGGCCGGCTTCGAGGCACTCACCGAAGCCCGACCCGAGTCCATGATCGAACGCGCCCAGCGCATCGCCGTCGAAGCGGCCCACAGCGCGGCGGAACCCCTCCGGGAACTCCACGGCCGTGTCGAGGACGTCACCTACAAATCCGACAAGTCGGACCTCGTCACCGAGGCCGATCACCAGGCGGATCGGATAATCACGACGGTGATCGCGAACGAGTTCCCCACCCACGCCATCGTCTCCGAGGAGAGCGAGGGTCGGATCGCCGGCGGAGAACGGGCGTCGATGCGGCCCGCCGGCGACGCAGTCGTTCCCGACGAAGGGGATCCGATGGACGAACTCCAGCACGATACGGACTCGATGACTGACGAGGCCACCACCTACACCTGGGTCGTCGATCCGCTCGACGGAACGGGCAACTTCGCCCACGGCAATCCGAACTACGCCGTCTCGATCGCGCTCGTCGCCGACGCCGAGCCGATCCTCGGCGTGGTCCACGTCCCCGAGACCGACGAGACGTTCAGCGCGGTCGCCGGGAAGGGTGCCTACGTCGACGGCACCCCGCTCGGCACGACCGATCGGACCCGACTCGACGAGAGCATGCTCTTATCGGGCTACGATCCCGACGGCTCGTTTCTCACCCAGTTCTACCAGCAGGCCCGGGGTGTGCGCCGACTGGGCTGTGCCGCACTCCACCTCTGCTACCTCGCGAGTGGGAGCACCGACGCGATCTGGGAGTACGACACCTACCCGTGGGACGTCGCCGCCGGGATCGTCATCGCGCGCGAGGCGGGCGCGACGATCACCGACGACGCTGGCGACCCGTACCCCTTCGAACTCGAGCGAGACGGTCGAACCCCGCTTCTCGGCTCGAACGGCCCGCTCCACGAGCGACTGCTGGACCACCTCGGGGAGACTACCCCCGTGGACGACTAA
- a CDS encoding DUF7838 family putative zinc beta-ribbon protein, whose amino-acid sequence MSLELEHECPDCGDEKVFYRAASTLVHLGEKVKWHCPDCDYGFVQIDGIDSSAA is encoded by the coding sequence ATGAGCCTCGAACTCGAGCACGAGTGTCCCGATTGTGGCGACGAGAAGGTATTCTACCGCGCCGCAAGCACGCTGGTGCACTTAGGCGAGAAGGTCAAGTGGCACTGTCCCGACTGCGACTACGGCTTCGTCCAGATCGACGGGATCGACTCCAGCGCGGCCTAA
- a CDS encoding halocyanin domain-containing protein → MTPDPATRSTDATRRSVLKHSTLGASALALGAAGATGTALAQDEEDDEAEEDEAEAVESTVVLFGGDYRPGVAFDVLLSLGADGTETLFESAGLTGEFDTASEWDVSLVAFDTGGSAPELGHLMTSEASLGSGDSAVIGTDASLRNGELNLIETTIAAPDTDEDAANGADASGVSPDDYPAVDEWLTETAVGAAAPNYDETIVDQRDQETVTIGVGTGSRGWEFDPVAVAISPGTTVRWEWTGRGGAHNVEAEPDGQIGESDYEFSSGGPTAEGGTTYEQTFDDAGLALYHCEPHLSVGMKGAIVIES, encoded by the coding sequence ATGACACCTGATCCAGCGACTCGGTCAACGGACGCGACCCGACGATCGGTACTGAAACACTCCACGCTCGGGGCGAGCGCCCTGGCACTCGGGGCCGCAGGAGCGACCGGAACGGCCCTGGCGCAGGACGAGGAGGACGACGAAGCGGAAGAAGACGAGGCGGAGGCCGTCGAATCCACCGTCGTGCTGTTCGGCGGCGACTATCGTCCCGGCGTCGCATTCGACGTCCTCCTGAGCCTGGGTGCGGATGGTACGGAGACATTGTTCGAATCCGCGGGCCTGACGGGCGAGTTCGACACAGCGTCGGAGTGGGACGTCTCCCTCGTCGCGTTCGATACTGGCGGCTCTGCACCCGAACTCGGTCACCTCATGACGTCCGAGGCGTCACTCGGTAGTGGGGATAGCGCCGTCATCGGCACGGACGCGTCGCTTCGGAACGGCGAACTGAACCTGATCGAGACGACGATCGCTGCGCCAGACACCGACGAGGACGCTGCGAACGGAGCCGACGCCTCGGGTGTGTCCCCCGATGACTACCCAGCTGTCGACGAGTGGCTCACGGAGACCGCAGTCGGCGCCGCCGCGCCGAATTACGACGAGACGATCGTCGATCAACGAGACCAAGAGACCGTTACCATCGGTGTCGGCACGGGCAGTCGAGGCTGGGAGTTCGATCCCGTCGCCGTCGCCATCTCTCCGGGCACCACCGTCCGCTGGGAGTGGACCGGCCGGGGTGGCGCACACAACGTCGAGGCCGAACCGGACGGGCAGATCGGCGAATCGGATTACGAGTTTAGCTCTGGCGGCCCGACCGCCGAGGGCGGGACGACTTACGAGCAGACGTTCGACGACGCGGGTCTCGCTCTGTACCACTGCGAGCCGCACCTGTCCGTCGGAATGAAGGGCGCGATCGTGATCGAATCGTAA
- a CDS encoding DUF7344 domain-containing protein, translating into MTQAYPHPTIELTDQRDLTDSERYRLLSSERRRRVLAILANRPGPVSCDELATMLVAEMGGNEATDETHREVTISLHHTHLPMLDDLGVVTYDPTANVVVHESH; encoded by the coding sequence ATGACACAGGCATACCCGCACCCCACGATCGAACTGACCGACCAGAGAGACCTGACCGACAGCGAACGGTACCGCCTGCTCTCGTCGGAGCGACGGCGCCGAGTCCTGGCGATCCTCGCGAATCGCCCCGGTCCCGTCTCGTGTGACGAACTCGCTACGATGCTCGTCGCAGAGATGGGCGGGAACGAAGCAACCGACGAGACACACCGTGAGGTGACTATCTCGCTCCATCACACGCACTTGCCGATGCTCGACGACCTCGGCGTCGTTACCTACGATCCGACGGCAAACGTCGTCGTTCACGAGAGTCACTGA
- a CDS encoding PaaI family thioesterase: MDPQAFFEGMPFASMLGIDVTACADGHAEGELEMTEDLSWNEDRLMAHGGVTFTLADTVGGAALVSLVDQPVPTIDMRIDYLSAGTGDLYAEADVVRQGGDVGVVDVDVYAADDDTHVADARGVYKTG; encoded by the coding sequence ATGGATCCGCAAGCGTTCTTCGAGGGCATGCCGTTCGCATCGATGCTCGGAATCGACGTCACGGCGTGTGCCGACGGACACGCCGAGGGCGAACTCGAAATGACCGAGGACCTCTCCTGGAACGAGGATCGACTGATGGCCCACGGAGGGGTCACGTTCACGCTCGCCGACACCGTCGGTGGTGCGGCGCTGGTCTCACTGGTCGACCAGCCGGTCCCGACCATCGACATGCGTATCGACTACCTGAGCGCCGGGACGGGCGACCTCTACGCCGAGGCGGACGTCGTCAGACAGGGCGGCGACGTCGGTGTCGTGGACGTCGACGTCTACGCCGCGGACGACGACACGCACGTCGCCGACGCTCGTGGCGTCTACAAGACCGGGTAA
- a CDS encoding rhodanese-like domain-containing protein — translation MTKIRPAKLDERLDSGGPPFVLDIRPRTDFQQTAIENSHNVPVYTDLQSGDETTLRDRLDEIPRDRDVVVVCKLGMVAKRATAVLDEEGYDAATLLGGISGWNGYQAGTLGYKLRSLRWKYL, via the coding sequence ATGACCAAGATACGCCCGGCGAAACTCGACGAGCGGTTGGACTCGGGAGGCCCGCCGTTCGTCCTCGACATCCGTCCGAGAACGGACTTCCAGCAAACGGCGATCGAGAACAGCCACAACGTTCCGGTCTACACCGATCTCCAGTCGGGGGACGAGACGACGTTACGCGACCGACTCGACGAAATTCCACGGGATCGGGACGTGGTCGTCGTCTGCAAGCTGGGAATGGTCGCCAAGCGAGCGACGGCAGTCCTCGACGAGGAGGGGTACGACGCAGCGACGCTGCTCGGCGGGATCAGCGGCTGGAACGGCTATCAGGCTGGGACGCTCGGGTACAAGCTCCGGTCGTTGCGCTGGAAATATCTCTAG
- a CDS encoding cob(I)yrinic acid a,c-diamide adenosyltransferase — MPIYTGRGDEGKTDLRDMSRVSKASERIEAYGTVDELNALLGTIRPTGHEDVDDKLATVQNHLHVVQADLANPDPEDDDPQVGPEHVELIETWIDEYDEELEPLTSFILPTGSDSGAALHHARAVSRRAERRAVALWNEDESINADAVQYLNRLSDGLFTLARVVNQRDGEVEEAPQY; from the coding sequence ATGCCCATCTACACCGGTCGCGGCGACGAGGGGAAGACGGATCTGCGGGACATGTCCCGTGTCTCCAAGGCGAGCGAGCGGATCGAGGCCTACGGCACCGTCGACGAACTGAACGCGTTGCTGGGAACGATCCGCCCGACCGGCCACGAGGATGTCGACGACAAACTCGCCACCGTACAGAATCACTTACACGTCGTCCAGGCCGACCTCGCGAATCCGGACCCCGAAGACGATGATCCGCAGGTGGGGCCCGAACACGTCGAGCTGATCGAGACGTGGATCGACGAGTACGACGAGGAACTCGAACCGCTGACCTCGTTCATCCTCCCGACTGGGAGTGACAGCGGCGCGGCGTTACACCACGCCCGAGCCGTCAGTCGCCGCGCGGAACGGCGTGCCGTCGCCCTCTGGAACGAAGACGAGTCGATCAACGCCGACGCCGTCCAGTACCTGAATCGACTCTCGGACGGCCTGTTCACCCTCGCGCGCGTCGTGAATCAGCGCGACGGGGAGGTCGAGGAGGCGCCCCAGTACTGA
- the paaA gene encoding 1,2-phenylacetyl-CoA epoxidase subunit PaaA yields the protein MDVETVKERAGPREFSPADDMPEKYRKAATRMIQFHANSEIMGAYLEKPFIRQAPSIDRKLAFSAKVQDEIGHGQLLYRAAESLGIKTREEMLDELANGEGKFLNCFHYPMDSWAEVPMIAFFVDGAAMRRQATLKSSSWEPYAHAMDKVCFEEGFHVKHGEDIMARMATGSRKEQQMLQDAFDEWWPRIIQFFGPTDDKSTHHDFSAEVGLKQKTNDELRNAFLDAYVPKAKSYGLEIPEYPRIEEVGDGQYHVEEDDLDWDEFFTVSKNEYEPGKGQIDARKAAQEAVDWVRDTIEGDANLPGSQAAPAAD from the coding sequence ATGGACGTCGAAACCGTCAAAGAGCGGGCAGGACCGCGGGAGTTCTCGCCCGCCGACGACATGCCCGAGAAGTACCGAAAGGCGGCGACACGGATGATCCAGTTCCACGCCAACAGCGAGATCATGGGGGCGTACCTCGAGAAGCCCTTCATCCGCCAGGCGCCGTCGATCGACCGTAAGCTGGCGTTCTCCGCGAAAGTGCAAGACGAGATCGGCCACGGTCAGTTGCTCTATCGCGCAGCCGAATCGCTAGGGATCAAGACTCGCGAGGAGATGTTAGACGAACTCGCGAACGGCGAGGGGAAGTTCCTCAACTGTTTCCACTACCCGATGGACTCGTGGGCCGAGGTGCCGATGATCGCCTTCTTCGTCGACGGTGCCGCGATGCGCCGACAGGCGACGCTCAAGTCCTCGAGCTGGGAACCGTATGCGCACGCGATGGACAAGGTGTGCTTCGAGGAGGGCTTCCACGTCAAGCACGGCGAGGACATCATGGCTCGGATGGCCACGGGCTCGCGCAAGGAACAACAGATGCTTCAGGACGCCTTCGACGAGTGGTGGCCGCGCATCATCCAGTTCTTCGGCCCGACCGACGACAAATCCACCCATCACGACTTCTCCGCGGAAGTCGGCCTCAAACAGAAGACCAACGACGAGCTCCGCAACGCCTTCCTCGACGCCTACGTCCCGAAGGCGAAGTCCTACGGCCTCGAGATTCCGGAGTACCCGCGCATCGAGGAGGTCGGCGACGGCCAGTACCACGTCGAGGAAGACGATCTGGACTGGGACGAGTTCTTCACCGTCTCGAAGAACGAGTACGAGCCCGGCAAGGGCCAGATCGACGCGCGCAAGGCCGCCCAGGAAGCCGTCGACTGGGTTCGTGACACGATCGAAGGCGACGCCAACCTACCCGGGAGCCAGGCCGCCCCGGCGGCCGACTGA
- the paaD gene encoding 1,2-phenylacetyl-CoA epoxidase subunit PaaD — MTSETQPETDATPCGYTEYREGPAIDDLPATGVGATGVDAAVWDALYAVEDPEMPVSIVDLGLIYDVGVDDGLARVDMTLTYSGCPARDMLQNDVREAIQAVDGVEDVDINLVWSPEWSVELVTEAGKENLRDFGLSV, encoded by the coding sequence ATGACATCCGAAACACAGCCCGAAACCGACGCCACGCCCTGCGGATACACCGAGTACCGTGAGGGCCCCGCCATCGACGACCTGCCCGCCACCGGTGTGGGCGCCACGGGGGTCGACGCCGCAGTCTGGGACGCCCTCTACGCGGTCGAAGATCCGGAGATGCCCGTCAGCATCGTCGATCTGGGACTTATCTACGACGTCGGAGTCGACGACGGGCTTGCACGCGTCGACATGACGCTGACCTACAGCGGCTGTCCGGCCCGAGACATGCTCCAGAACGACGTGCGCGAGGCCATCCAAGCCGTCGACGGCGTCGAGGACGTCGACATCAACCTCGTCTGGAGCCCGGAGTGGTCCGTCGAACTGGTTACCGAGGCGGGCAAAGAGAACCTGCGAGACTTCGGACTGAGCGTCTAA
- a CDS encoding SDR family NAD(P)-dependent oxidoreductase yields MSDADATGNPPTVLITGATAGIGANAAKRLAARGWDVLVNGRNRERGEALVDEIRVAGNQATFFRADFADPEGVHTLADAVRDHTDTLDTLVLNAALSSSECAEGWDGVELTFAVNQLAPYLLAHELLDRVQAAPAGRIVITSSAIHTRGELPIDPSASTGESEPTESSTTEKSPTETATADSTPALDTAQLACTDDYDAFGAYARSKLANLCFAAELDERLPDVPVTAFHPGFVPGSGLYRDVGLPLRAFIRLTDLLPFVGTSVADGADPIVHLVDDEIDVDAGIYYDNTEPKDPDPRVHDRTHRRALWNTCADLTEIDPDWT; encoded by the coding sequence ATGTCCGACGCCGACGCAACTGGGAACCCACCGACGGTCCTGATCACGGGGGCGACGGCTGGCATCGGCGCCAACGCCGCGAAACGCCTCGCCGCTCGCGGCTGGGACGTCCTCGTCAACGGCCGCAATCGCGAGCGCGGCGAAGCCCTCGTAGACGAGATTCGAGTTGCGGGAAACCAGGCCACCTTTTTCCGCGCCGACTTCGCCGATCCCGAAGGCGTCCACACACTGGCCGACGCAGTCCGTGACCACACCGACACGCTCGACACACTCGTGCTCAACGCGGCGCTCAGCAGTTCGGAGTGTGCCGAGGGCTGGGACGGCGTCGAACTCACCTTCGCGGTCAACCAGCTCGCCCCCTACCTCCTCGCACACGAACTGCTCGATCGCGTCCAGGCTGCGCCAGCCGGCCGGATCGTCATCACTTCCTCGGCGATCCACACCCGGGGAGAGCTCCCGATCGACCCCTCCGCGTCGACCGGCGAATCGGAGCCCACTGAATCGTCGACCACCGAAAAGTCCCCCACCGAGACGGCGACCGCCGACTCGACGCCAGCGCTCGACACGGCCCAACTCGCCTGCACCGACGACTACGATGCCTTCGGTGCGTACGCTCGCTCCAAACTCGCGAATCTCTGTTTCGCGGCCGAACTCGACGAGCGCCTCCCCGACGTGCCCGTCACCGCCTTCCACCCCGGGTTCGTCCCCGGAAGCGGCCTCTACCGCGACGTCGGCCTCCCGCTTCGGGCGTTCATCCGGCTCACGGACCTGCTCCCGTTCGTCGGCACCAGCGTCGCGGATGGCGCGGACCCGATCGTCCACCTGGTCGACGACGAAATCGACGTCGACGCCGGGATCTACTACGATAACACCGAGCCGAAAGACCCGGATCCGCGGGTCCACGACCGCACGCACCGACGCGCCCTCTGGAACACCTGCGCAGACCTCACCGAAATCGACCCAGACTGGACGTGA
- a CDS encoding eCIS core domain-containing protein, whose product MDEPATLGSAAIARAEEVRARFENRPDEIPDDNNRRNLASLKRNWDVHEEAGAGGDAGVPESVREVISSSGRSLDASTQRAVEDLLGDSFGDVRIHTGPKAANACKDISARAFTVGNHIAFNSGEYDPESSEGQHLLAHELAHVRQQTDGALSMMPQEGVELEIDPDPQLEREAEATAQRVMEGGELGIQRLGQTEVHVQRVPKDQMFSALAVFELENEGSEIGAFQREQNADRIEHVRSAIERFNAQTNEVEERQNDRALQKLIENEVAATDAELTSDGRIEGPKDVTEGHFHHRTAKAILAKDLPSKSELHQRKQEIEDELASELEQVALTEKQREKLDVGVEHGLVGNLAEKTAFGILKRLDSVFGAFGSMGYKVVKENWGTIDGDIVERAIELREELMEEAVHTWTPGENTKF is encoded by the coding sequence ATGGACGAACCGGCGACGCTCGGCTCGGCGGCGATAGCCCGCGCTGAGGAAGTCCGTGCGCGGTTCGAGAACAGGCCCGACGAGATCCCCGACGACAACAACCGGCGTAATCTGGCGTCGTTAAAGCGCAACTGGGACGTCCACGAGGAAGCAGGGGCCGGGGGTGACGCTGGTGTTCCCGAGAGCGTCCGCGAGGTCATCTCTTCGTCGGGGCGATCTCTCGATGCATCGACCCAGCGTGCCGTCGAAGACCTCCTGGGTGATTCGTTCGGCGACGTGCGGATTCACACCGGCCCGAAGGCGGCGAACGCCTGCAAGGACATCAGCGCACGGGCCTTTACCGTCGGCAACCACATCGCGTTCAATTCGGGTGAGTACGATCCGGAAAGCTCCGAAGGCCAACACCTGCTCGCCCACGAATTAGCCCACGTTCGCCAGCAAACCGACGGTGCCCTCTCGATGATGCCCCAGGAGGGCGTCGAGCTGGAGATCGATCCCGACCCACAGCTCGAACGCGAGGCCGAGGCAACCGCTCAGCGGGTCATGGAGGGCGGTGAACTAGGTATACAGCGGCTGGGACAGACGGAGGTCCACGTCCAGCGCGTCCCCAAAGACCAGATGTTCAGCGCGCTGGCGGTGTTCGAACTCGAAAACGAGGGGAGCGAGATTGGGGCCTTCCAGCGCGAGCAGAACGCGGACCGAATCGAGCACGTCCGGAGTGCGATCGAACGCTTCAATGCGCAGACGAACGAGGTGGAGGAGCGACAAAACGATCGCGCGTTACAGAAGTTGATCGAGAACGAAGTGGCTGCGACGGACGCCGAGTTGACGAGCGATGGCCGAATCGAGGGCCCCAAAGACGTAACCGAGGGGCACTTCCACCACCGGACGGCCAAGGCAATTCTGGCGAAGGATTTGCCGTCCAAGTCGGAACTGCACCAGCGAAAGCAGGAGATCGAAGACGAACTGGCTTCCGAACTGGAGCAGGTAGCACTGACTGAGAAACAACGCGAAAAGCTCGACGTGGGCGTCGAACACGGGCTCGTCGGGAACCTCGCGGAGAAGACCGCGTTCGGTATTCTCAAACGGCTCGACTCGGTCTTCGGTGCGTTCGGTTCGATGGGGTACAAGGTGGTAAAGGAGAACTGGGGAACCATCGACGGCGACATCGTCGAACGCGCGATCGAACTTCGGGAGGAACTGATGGAAGAGGCTGTGCACACCTGGACTCCTGGCGAGAATACCAAATTCTAG
- the paaB gene encoding 1,2-phenylacetyl-CoA epoxidase subunit PaaB, which yields MIWEVFRQEKPGDYHTHCGNVHAPDREMAKQFAVVQHGRRKPTESLWVVPQEEVGEVDADEVAFGGTTDKSYRWAMAYTSSTEHAKEVIASQQEQEQAEADRQRGDD from the coding sequence ATGATCTGGGAAGTCTTCCGCCAGGAGAAACCTGGCGACTATCACACCCACTGTGGGAACGTCCACGCGCCCGACCGCGAGATGGCGAAACAGTTCGCCGTCGTCCAGCACGGTCGACGCAAACCGACGGAGAGCCTCTGGGTCGTCCCACAGGAGGAAGTCGGCGAAGTCGACGCCGACGAGGTCGCCTTCGGCGGCACGACCGACAAGTCCTACCGCTGGGCGATGGCCTACACCTCCAGTACGGAACACGCGAAGGAGGTCATCGCCTCCCAGCAAGAACAGGAACAGGCCGAAGCCGACCGCCAGCGAGGTGACGACTGA
- the paaE gene encoding 1,2-phenylacetyl-CoA epoxidase subunit PaaE, with protein sequence MRGFDPSVSTSGEESGAECPYCGSTETEREHPKGPSLCRSMHFCTACEQPFEKFE encoded by the coding sequence ATGAGAGGATTCGATCCCAGCGTGTCCACGAGCGGGGAAGAATCGGGCGCCGAGTGTCCCTACTGCGGCTCGACCGAGACCGAGCGCGAGCACCCGAAAGGACCGTCGCTCTGTCGCTCCATGCACTTCTGTACCGCCTGTGAACAGCCGTTCGAGAAGTTCGAGTGA